GCCGACGGCGCGGCGCTCGCCCTCTCCGGCGGCGAGGACTACGAGCTGTGCTTCTGCGCCGCGGGGGGCGCGGTGCAGCCGCATGCCTCGGCATTCGAGAGCGAGACGGGGGTGAGGCTCACGCGCGTGGGGCGCGTGAAGGCGGGTGCAGGGGTGTGGCGGGCAGACGGCGCGGGGGGGCGGGTGCCGCTGGGGCGCGGGGGATACCAGCACTTCGGAGAGGGGCGGGAGTGATACGCATGCTGTGGGTGGCGCTGGCCGCCACGGCCTCCACGCTGTTCTGGGGCGGAGGCGCGATCGCGGCGTCGCTGCTGGGGTGGCGCGGCCCGCTCTATTCCCGGCTCACGCGCCGCTGGGCGGGCACGATCCTGCGCGCCAGCGGCAGCCCCGTGGTGGTGCACGGCATGGAGCACGTGAGCGGCGACGCACCCATGGTCGTGGTCTCCAACCACGTCTCGTGGTTCGACGTGTTCGCCATCGCCTCGGTGCTGCCCGGCACGTTCCACTTCGTCGCCAAGAAGGAGCTGGAGCGCATCCCC
This region of Longimicrobiaceae bacterium genomic DNA includes:
- a CDS encoding lysophospholipid acyltransferase family protein, with protein sequence MLWVALAATASTLFWGGGAIAASLLGWRGPLYSRLTRRWAGTILRASGSPVVVHGMEHVSGDAPMVVVSNHVSWFDVFAIASVLPGTFHFVAKKELERIPIFGSAWKAAGHISIDRSNRASAIQSLREAGQKIRHERGAVVIFPEGTRSRTGRLQPFKKGAFMLAVEAGVPVVPTVVVGSYDIMRPDTWKIRPNTIH